In a single window of the Heliangelus exortis chromosome 1, bHelExo1.hap1, whole genome shotgun sequence genome:
- the FUNDC1 gene encoding FUN14 domain-containing protein 1, with product MAHARCGPVVRGGAPGPAPLSTAANMAARRHRTASEHESDDDSYEVLDLTEYARRHHWWNRVFGRNSGPIVEKYSVATQIVMGGVTGWCAGFLFQKVGKLAATAVGGGFLLLQIASHSGYVQVDWKRVEKDVNKAKKQLKKRANKAAPEINTLIEESTEFIKQNIVVSSGFVGGFLLGLAS from the exons ATGGCGCATGCGCGCTGCGGCCCCGTGGTGAGGGGCGGAGCCCCGGGCCCGGCGCCCCTGTCAACAGCAGCCAACATGGCGGCGCGGAGGCACCGCACCGCCTCAG aACATGAAAGTGATGATGATTCCTATGAAGTGCTGGATTTAACAGAATATGCACGACGTCACCACTGGTGGAATCGTGTGTTTGGCCGGAATTCAGGACCAAttgtagaaaaatattctgtagcTACTCAGATTGTGATGGGCGGTGTGACTGGCTG GTGTGCGGGATTTTTGTTCCAGAAAGTCGGAAAGCTTGCAGCAACTGCAGTAGGCGGTGGCTTTCTTCTCCTTCAA ATTGCTAGCCATAGTGGATATGTACAAGTTGACTGGAAGAGAGTTGAAAAAGAtgtaaacaaagcaaaaaaacagctaaaaaagCGTGCAAATAAGGCAGCACCTGAAATCAATACTCTAATCGAAGAG tCAACAGAATTTATCAAACAGAACATAGTGGTGTCCAGTGGATTTGTTGGAGGCTTTTTGCTTGGCCTGGCATCTTAA